In a single window of the Flavobacterium sp. W4I14 genome:
- a CDS encoding hypothetical protein (product_source=Hypo-rule applied), with the protein MKKRRAKRKNPTEKGDSTITNAEERFANLIARMIVDITLEQAKEQNKGNEMDVFDIERDSKPDYGDNS; encoded by the coding sequence ATGAAAAAGCGCAGGGCAAAAAGAAAGAATCCCACCGAAAAGGGAGATTCAACCATTACAAATGCAGAAGAACGATTTGCAAATTTAATTGCCAGGATGATAGTGGATATTACTCTCGAACAGGCCAAAGAGCAAAATAAAGGAAATGAAATGGATGTTTTCGATATTGAACGGGACTCGAAACCTGATTATGGCGATAACAGCTGA